Proteins found in one Pseudomonas sp. P8_241 genomic segment:
- the astD gene encoding succinylglutamate-semialdehyde dehydrogenase — protein MMKSLYIAGEWLAGGGDAFESLNPVTQQVLWSGTGATPDQVESAVQAARQAFPDWARRTLEERISVLEAFAAALKSHADELAHTIGEETGKPLWEAATEVTSMVNKIAISVQSYRERTGEKSGPLGDATAVLRHKPHGVVAVFGPYNFPGHLPNGHIVPALLAGNSVLFKPSELTPKVAELTVKCWIEAGLPAGVLNLLQGARETGIALAANPGIDGLFFTGSSRTGNHLHQQFAGRPDKILALEMGGNNPLVVDQVADLDAAVYTIIQSAFISAGQRCTCARRLLVPQGAWGDSLLARLVAVSSTLSVGAFDQQPAPFMGSVVSLGAAKALMDAQEHLLANGAVALLEMTQPHAQSALLTPGILDVSAVADRPDEELFGPLLQVIRYADFEAAITEANDTAYGLAAGLLSDSEARYQQFWLQSRAGIVNWNKQLTGAASSAPFGGVGASGNHRASAYYAADYCAYPVASLETPSLVMPATLTPGVKMV, from the coding sequence ATAATGAAGTCGCTATACATTGCAGGTGAATGGCTGGCAGGCGGGGGCGATGCCTTCGAATCGCTGAACCCGGTGACCCAGCAAGTGCTGTGGTCCGGCACCGGCGCCACCCCTGATCAGGTTGAATCAGCGGTGCAAGCTGCACGTCAGGCGTTCCCGGACTGGGCTCGTCGGACCCTGGAAGAACGCATTTCGGTGCTGGAGGCCTTTGCCGCTGCGCTGAAAAGCCACGCTGACGAACTGGCGCACACCATCGGCGAAGAAACCGGCAAACCCCTGTGGGAAGCCGCAACCGAAGTCACCAGCATGGTCAACAAGATCGCGATCTCGGTGCAGAGCTATCGTGAACGCACCGGCGAGAAGAGCGGCCCGCTGGGCGACGCCACTGCCGTACTGCGTCACAAACCTCATGGTGTGGTGGCGGTGTTCGGGCCTTATAACTTCCCGGGCCACTTGCCTAACGGTCACATCGTGCCGGCGCTGCTGGCCGGTAACAGCGTGCTGTTCAAGCCAAGCGAACTGACACCGAAAGTCGCCGAGCTGACGGTCAAGTGCTGGATTGAGGCGGGGCTGCCGGCAGGCGTGTTGAACCTGCTGCAAGGCGCTCGCGAAACCGGTATCGCCCTGGCGGCGAACCCCGGCATCGACGGGCTGTTCTTCACCGGTTCCAGCCGCACCGGCAATCACCTGCATCAGCAATTCGCCGGTCGTCCGGACAAGATCCTCGCGCTGGAAATGGGCGGCAACAACCCGCTGGTGGTCGATCAGGTCGCCGACCTCGATGCCGCGGTGTACACCATCATTCAATCCGCGTTCATTTCTGCCGGTCAGCGTTGCACCTGTGCCCGCCGTTTGCTGGTGCCGCAAGGCGCGTGGGGCGACTCGTTGCTGGCGCGTCTGGTCGCGGTCAGCTCGACTCTCTCGGTCGGTGCTTTCGATCAGCAGCCGGCGCCGTTCATGGGCTCGGTGGTGTCCCTTGGCGCGGCGAAAGCGTTGATGGATGCGCAAGAACATCTGTTGGCCAATGGCGCTGTGGCGTTGTTGGAAATGACTCAGCCGCACGCTCAATCGGCGTTGCTGACACCGGGCATTCTGGACGTGAGCGCAGTAGCCGATCGTCCTGACGAAGAGCTGTTCGGCCCGTTGCTGCAAGTGATCCGCTACGCTGATTTTGAGGCGGCGATCACTGAAGCCAATGACACCGCTTACGGTCTCGCTGCCGGTTTGCTGTCGGATTCCGAAGCGCGTTATCAGCAGTTCTGGCTGCAGAGCCGTGCCGGGATCGTCAACTGGAACAAGCAACTGACGGGTGCCGCGAGCAGCGCGCCATTCGGCGGCGTTGGCGCCTCGGGCAACCATCGCGCCAGCGCTTACTACGCGGCGGATTATTGCGCGTACCCGGTGGCCTCGCTGGAAACGCCGAGCCTGGTGATGCCTGCCACCCTGACGCCAGGCGTGAAGATGGTGTGA
- the astE gene encoding succinylglutamate desuccinylase, which yields MLALGKLLELTLAGREPAEKTQLTVEGVRMRWLSEGALEVRPPEARDNGLDLLLSAGIHGNETAPIELLDRLLHDIARGDLKPRARILFLFGNPEAIRKGERFVEQDVNRLFNGRHEQSSGCEALRACELERLAASFFSLPDRQRLHYDLHTAIRGSKIEQFALYPWKEDRQHSRQELARLRAAGMEAVLLQNKPSIVFSSYTYDKLGAEAFTLELGKARPFGQNDGVNVSLLEKRLKQIIEGTEPELTDTALDGLQLYSVAREIIKHSDSFRLNLPVDIENFSELEVGYLLAEDIANTRWIIEEEGARIIFPNPKVKNGLRAGILVVPTTDENLA from the coding sequence ATGCTCGCCCTCGGCAAACTGCTTGAACTGACCCTCGCCGGCCGCGAACCGGCGGAGAAGACTCAACTGACTGTCGAAGGCGTGCGTATGCGCTGGTTGAGCGAAGGTGCGCTGGAAGTCCGGCCACCTGAAGCTCGCGACAATGGCCTGGACCTGCTGCTGTCGGCGGGTATCCATGGCAACGAAACAGCGCCGATCGAGTTGCTTGATCGCCTGTTGCATGACATAGCCCGCGGCGACCTGAAGCCGCGCGCCCGTATTCTGTTCCTGTTTGGCAACCCGGAAGCGATTCGCAAGGGCGAGCGTTTCGTCGAGCAGGACGTCAATCGGCTGTTCAACGGCCGTCACGAACAAAGCAGCGGTTGCGAAGCCCTGCGTGCTTGTGAGCTGGAGCGGTTGGCGGCGAGTTTCTTCAGCCTGCCGGATCGCCAGCGCTTGCATTACGACCTGCACACCGCCATCCGTGGCTCAAAAATCGAGCAGTTCGCCTTGTATCCATGGAAGGAAGACCGCCAACACTCGCGCCAGGAGCTGGCTCGCCTGCGTGCTGCCGGCATGGAAGCGGTGCTGCTGCAAAACAAACCGTCCATCGTGTTCAGTTCCTACACCTACGACAAGCTCGGGGCCGAGGCATTCACCCTCGAGCTGGGCAAGGCGCGGCCGTTCGGGCAGAACGACGGGGTCAATGTGTCTCTGCTGGAAAAACGCCTCAAGCAGATCATTGAAGGTACCGAGCCGGAATTGACCGACACGGCGCTGGACGGTTTGCAGCTCTACAGCGTGGCACGGGAAATCATCAAGCACAGCGACAGCTTCCGCCTGAACCTGCCAGTGGACATCGAGAATTTTTCGGAGCTGGAAGTGGGTTATCTGTTGGCGGAAGACATCGCCAATACCCGCTGGATCATCGAGGAGGAGGGCGCCCGGATCATCTTTCCGAACCCCAAGGTGAAGAACGGCCTGCGCGCCGGCATCCTGGTCGTGCCGACCACCGACGAAAACCTGGCCTGA
- a CDS encoding aspartate aminotransferase family protein — MSVEHAAVQRADFDQVMVPNYAPAAFIPVRGAGSRVWDQSGRELIDFAGGIAVNVLGHAHPALVGALTEQANKLWHVSNVFTNEPALRLAHKLIDATFADRAFFCNSGAEANEAAFKLARRVAFDRFGSEKYEIIAALNSFHGRTLFTVNVGGQSKYSDGFGPKITGITHVPYNDLAALKAAISDKTCAVVLEPIQGESGVIPAELEYLQGARELCTANNALLIFDEVQTGMGRTGHLFAYQHYGVIPDILTSAKSLGGGFPIAAMLTTEDLAKHLVVGTHGTTYGGNPLACAVAEAVIDVINTPQVLAGVNAKHDKFKARLEQIGEKYGLFTKVRGMGLLIGCVLSDAWKGKAKDVFNAAEQEGLMVLQAGPDVVRFAPSLVVEDADIDAGLDRFERAAAKLTQA; from the coding sequence ATGTCCGTTGAGCACGCTGCGGTACAACGCGCCGATTTCGATCAGGTAATGGTTCCCAACTATGCGCCTGCCGCATTCATTCCTGTGCGTGGTGCCGGTTCCCGCGTTTGGGACCAGTCCGGCCGCGAGCTGATCGACTTCGCCGGCGGGATTGCCGTCAACGTATTGGGCCACGCGCACCCCGCGCTGGTCGGTGCCTTGACCGAACAGGCGAACAAGCTGTGGCACGTGTCCAACGTGTTCACCAATGAGCCGGCCCTGCGCCTGGCCCATAAGCTGATCGACGCCACGTTTGCCGACCGCGCCTTCTTCTGCAACTCCGGTGCCGAAGCCAACGAGGCCGCTTTCAAGCTGGCCCGTCGTGTTGCGTTCGACCGTTTCGGCAGCGAGAAGTACGAGATCATCGCCGCGCTCAACAGCTTCCACGGCCGTACTCTGTTCACCGTGAACGTCGGTGGCCAGTCGAAGTACTCCGATGGCTTCGGTCCGAAAATCACCGGCATCACCCACGTGCCCTACAACGATCTGGCTGCGCTCAAAGCCGCCATTTCCGACAAGACGTGCGCCGTGGTACTGGAGCCGATCCAGGGCGAAAGCGGTGTGATCCCTGCTGAACTCGAATACCTGCAAGGCGCTCGCGAGCTCTGCACCGCGAACAACGCGCTGCTGATCTTCGACGAAGTGCAAACCGGCATGGGCCGTACCGGTCATCTGTTTGCCTACCAGCACTACGGCGTGATCCCGGACATCCTCACCAGCGCCAAGAGCCTGGGCGGCGGTTTCCCGATCGCGGCGATGCTGACCACCGAAGACCTGGCCAAGCACCTGGTCGTCGGCACCCACGGCACCACTTACGGCGGCAACCCGCTGGCGTGCGCTGTCGCCGAAGCCGTGATCGACGTAATCAACACCCCGCAAGTGCTGGCTGGCGTCAACGCCAAGCATGACAAGTTCAAGGCGCGCCTTGAGCAGATCGGCGAGAAGTACGGCCTGTTCACCAAGGTCCGTGGCATGGGCCTGCTGATCGGTTGCGTGCTGAGCGATGCCTGGAAAGGCAAGGCCAAGGACGTCTTCAACGCCGCTGAGCAAGAAGGCCTGATGGTCCTGCAAGCCGGCCCGGACGTGGTGCGTTTCGCCCCGAGCCTGGTGGTGGAAGACGCCGATATCGATGCCGGTCTGGACCGCTTCGAACGTGCCGCTGCAAAACTGACACAAGCCTGA
- the argR gene encoding transcriptional regulator ArgR, which produces MTAHRIGFLIWPSTKALTLALAEEALRVAQRVHPDVVYELTFLQAEPPTEGAWQLPGEAWTGKLENFQKLFLLADEPPTTMAPALSSALKQLVRAGCVIGGLSAGVYPLAQLGLLDGYRAAVHWRWQDDFAERFPKVIATSHLFDWDRDRLTACGGMSVLDLLLAVLARDHGAELAGAVSEELVVERIREGGERQRIPLQNRLGSSHPKLTQAVLLMEANIEEPLTTDEIAQHVCVSRRQLERIFKQYLNRVPSQYYLELRLNKARQMLMQTSKSIIQIGLSCGFSSGPHFSSAYRNFFGATPREDRNQRRSSSPFELSSVPSERG; this is translated from the coding sequence ATGACTGCCCATCGAATTGGTTTCCTGATTTGGCCCAGCACCAAAGCACTGACGCTTGCGCTGGCTGAGGAGGCCTTGCGTGTTGCCCAGCGTGTGCATCCGGACGTGGTCTACGAACTGACGTTCCTGCAGGCCGAACCGCCGACCGAAGGCGCCTGGCAATTGCCCGGTGAAGCGTGGACCGGCAAGCTCGAAAACTTTCAGAAACTGTTCCTGCTCGCTGACGAGCCGCCGACCACAATGGCGCCTGCGCTCAGCAGCGCGCTCAAGCAACTGGTGCGCGCCGGTTGCGTGATTGGCGGCCTGTCGGCCGGTGTCTATCCGCTGGCGCAACTGGGTTTGCTCGATGGCTATCGTGCTGCCGTGCACTGGCGCTGGCAGGACGATTTCGCCGAGCGCTTCCCGAAAGTCATCGCCACCAGCCATCTGTTCGACTGGGACCGCGATCGCCTGACCGCGTGCGGCGGCATGTCGGTACTCGACCTGTTGCTGGCGGTGCTGGCCCGAGATCACGGCGCTGAACTGGCCGGTGCCGTGTCGGAAGAACTGGTGGTCGAGCGCATCCGCGAGGGCGGCGAACGCCAGCGCATTCCACTGCAAAACCGCCTCGGCTCCAGCCATCCGAAACTCACCCAGGCGGTGTTGCTGATGGAAGCCAATATCGAAGAGCCACTGACCACTGACGAAATCGCCCAGCACGTGTGCGTGTCCCGTCGGCAGCTGGAGCGCATCTTCAAGCAGTACCTCAACCGCGTGCCGAGCCAGTATTACCTGGAGCTGCGCCTGAACAAGGCCCGGCAAATGTTGATGCAAACCAGCAAGTCGATCATCCAGATCGGCCTGTCGTGTGGCTTCTCCTCGGGGCCGCATTTCTCCAGTGCCTACCGCAATTTCTTCGGCGCCACGCCGCGGGAAGATCGCAACCAGCGGCGCAGCAGCAGCCCGTTTGAATTGTCGTCGGTGCCTTCCGAGCGCGGCTAG
- the ltaE gene encoding low-specificity L-threonine aldolase, translated as MSVIDLRSDTVTQPCAGMLDAMAKAATGDDVYGEDPTVNHLEADLARRLGFAAALFVPTGTMSNLLGLMAHCERGDEYIVGQQAHTYKYEGGGAAVLGSIQPQPLDVQADGSLDLTQVAAAIKPDDFHFARTRLLALENTMQGKILPLEYLAQARRFTREHGLQLHLDGARLYNAAVGLGVDAREITRYFDSVSVCLSKGLGAPIGSVLCGSEALIGKARRLRKMVGGGMRQAGILAAAGLYALDNNVQRLADDHANAQLLAEGLRTAGFEVEPVQTNMVYVAMGTKAEAIKAFAGERGIKLSAAARLRMVTHMDVSREQIEQVVATFVDFSCK; from the coding sequence ATGAGCGTTATCGATCTTCGCAGCGACACCGTTACCCAACCTTGCGCCGGCATGCTCGACGCGATGGCCAAAGCCGCCACAGGTGACGATGTGTATGGGGAGGATCCGACGGTCAATCATCTGGAGGCCGATCTGGCCCGGCGCCTGGGCTTTGCCGCCGCGTTGTTCGTGCCGACCGGCACCATGAGCAATCTGCTGGGGCTGATGGCTCATTGCGAGCGCGGTGACGAGTACATCGTCGGTCAGCAGGCTCACACCTATAAATACGAAGGTGGTGGCGCAGCGGTGCTCGGTTCGATCCAGCCGCAACCACTGGACGTGCAGGCCGACGGTTCGCTGGACCTGACGCAAGTCGCGGCCGCGATCAAACCGGATGACTTCCATTTCGCCCGCACTCGTTTACTGGCGCTGGAAAACACGATGCAGGGCAAGATTCTGCCGCTGGAGTACCTGGCCCAGGCCCGCAGGTTTACCCGCGAACATGGCCTGCAACTGCATCTGGACGGCGCGCGGCTGTATAACGCAGCAGTCGGACTGGGCGTCGATGCCCGAGAAATTACCCGGTATTTCGATTCCGTCTCGGTGTGCCTGTCCAAAGGCCTGGGCGCGCCGATCGGCTCGGTGCTCTGCGGCTCCGAGGCGTTGATCGGCAAGGCGCGCCGTTTGCGCAAAATGGTCGGTGGTGGCATGCGTCAGGCCGGGATTCTGGCGGCAGCCGGCCTGTACGCGCTGGATAATAACGTCCAGCGCCTGGCCGACGATCATGCCAATGCACAATTGCTGGCAGAAGGCCTGCGCACGGCGGGTTTCGAGGTCGAGCCGGTGCAGACGAACATGGTTTACGTGGCGATGGGCACCAAGGCCGAGGCGATCAAGGCATTTGCCGGCGAGCGCGGCATCAAGCTCAGTGCTGCCGCTCGTCTGCGCATGGTCACCCACATGGACGTCAGCCGTGAGCAAATCGAGCAGGTCGTCGCGACATTCGTCGACTTTTCCTGCAAGTGA
- a CDS encoding topoisomerase II, whose translation MSDSLQLILEDTDGTQLETSCTRVAVLWQGKELWIQQDGRGQLLIGVDVEEGDAEYANLLLRPLATNLVSLQLEMEPAELGDDEDHVHGPDCNHDH comes from the coding sequence ATGAGCGATTCCCTGCAGCTGATCCTTGAAGACACCGACGGTACGCAACTGGAGACTTCCTGCACCCGCGTCGCGGTCCTGTGGCAAGGCAAAGAGCTGTGGATCCAGCAGGACGGCCGCGGCCAACTGTTGATCGGCGTGGACGTCGAAGAAGGCGACGCCGAATACGCAAACCTGCTGTTGCGCCCATTGGCGACTAATCTGGTAAGTCTGCAGCTGGAGATGGAACCGGCTGAACTCGGCGACGACGAGGATCACGTTCACGGCCCGGATTGCAATCACGACCACTAA
- the astA gene encoding arginine N-succinyltransferase, with product MIVRPVRSSDLPALIDLARSTGTGLTTLPANEERLAHRVGWAEKTFRGEAGRGDADYLFVLEDDDARVVGISAIAGAVGLREPWYNFRVGLTVSASQELNIYREIPTLFLANDLTGNSELCSLFLHADYRSGLNGRMLSKARMLFIAEFPQLFGNKIIAEMRGVSDEAGRSPFWESLGRHFFKMEFSQADYLTGVGNKAFIAELMPKFPLYTCFLSPDARNVIGQVHPDTEPALAMLKSEGFSYQGYVDIFDAGPAIECETGKIRAVRDSQALVLAVGTPGDDATPFIIHNRKRDDCRITAAPARLAAGTLVVDPQTAKRLQLNAGDQVRAVALSAARESK from the coding sequence ATGATCGTTCGTCCCGTACGCAGCAGCGATTTACCCGCTCTGATCGACCTGGCCCGTAGCACCGGCACTGGCCTGACCACCTTGCCGGCCAACGAAGAACGTCTGGCCCATCGGGTCGGCTGGGCCGAGAAGACCTTCCGCGGCGAAGCCGGGCGGGGAGATGCGGATTATCTGTTCGTGCTCGAAGATGACGACGCTCGAGTGGTCGGTATTTCCGCCATCGCCGGTGCCGTTGGCCTGCGTGAGCCTTGGTACAACTTCCGGGTCGGTCTGACGGTCAGTGCTTCCCAAGAGCTGAACATCTATCGCGAAATCCCGACGCTGTTCCTGGCCAACGACCTGACCGGCAACTCCGAGTTGTGCTCGCTGTTCTTGCACGCCGATTACCGCAGTGGTCTCAACGGTCGCATGTTGTCCAAGGCGCGCATGCTGTTCATCGCCGAATTCCCGCAATTGTTCGGCAACAAGATCATTGCCGAGATGCGCGGTGTCTCTGATGAAGCCGGGCGCTCGCCGTTCTGGGAGAGCCTGGGTCGACACTTTTTCAAAATGGAATTCAGCCAGGCCGATTACCTGACCGGCGTGGGCAACAAGGCGTTCATCGCCGAACTGATGCCGAAATTCCCGCTGTACACCTGCTTCCTGTCGCCGGATGCGCGCAACGTGATCGGTCAGGTACACCCGGACACCGAACCGGCGCTGGCCATGCTCAAAAGCGAAGGCTTCAGCTATCAGGGCTACGTCGACATCTTCGACGCCGGCCCGGCCATCGAGTGCGAAACCGGCAAGATCCGCGCGGTGCGCGACAGTCAGGCACTGGTGCTGGCCGTTGGCACGCCGGGCGACGACGCAACGCCGTTCATTATCCATAACCGTAAACGCGATGACTGCCGCATCACTGCTGCACCGGCACGTCTGGCCGCGGGTACGCTGGTGGTCGACCCGCAGACCGCCAAACGTCTTCAACTGAACGCCGGCGACCAAGTGCGCGCCGTGGCGTTATCCGCTGCCCGGGAGTCGAAATAA
- a CDS encoding ABC transporter ATP-binding protein has protein sequence MYKLEVQDLHKRYGSHEVLKGVSLKAAAGDVISIIGSSGSGKSTFLRCINLLEQPHAGKILLNNEELKLVANKDGALKAADPKQLQRMRSRLSMVFQHFNLWSHMTALENIMEAPVHVLGISKAEAREKAEHYLNKVGVAHRKDAYPGHMSGGEQQRVAIARALAMEPEVMLFDEPTSALDPELVGDVLKVMQALAQEGRTMVVVTHEMGFAREVSNQLVFLHKGIVEESGNPREVLVNPQSERLQQFLSGSLK, from the coding sequence TCACGAAGTGCTCAAGGGCGTGTCCCTGAAAGCGGCGGCTGGCGATGTGATCAGCATCATCGGCTCCAGTGGCTCTGGCAAAAGTACTTTCCTGCGCTGCATCAACCTGCTGGAGCAGCCGCACGCGGGCAAGATCCTGCTCAACAACGAAGAGTTGAAGCTGGTGGCGAACAAGGACGGCGCGCTGAAGGCTGCCGACCCGAAACAGTTGCAACGCATGCGTTCGCGCCTGTCGATGGTGTTCCAGCATTTCAACCTGTGGTCGCACATGACCGCGCTGGAAAACATCATGGAAGCGCCGGTTCACGTGCTCGGTATATCGAAAGCTGAAGCGCGTGAGAAAGCCGAGCACTACCTGAACAAGGTCGGCGTGGCCCATCGCAAAGACGCTTACCCGGGCCATATGTCCGGTGGCGAACAACAGCGTGTGGCGATTGCCCGTGCGCTGGCGATGGAGCCTGAAGTGATGCTGTTCGATGAGCCGACCTCGGCCCTCGACCCGGAGCTGGTCGGCGACGTGCTGAAAGTCATGCAGGCCCTGGCTCAGGAAGGCCGGACCATGGTCGTGGTGACCCACGAAATGGGCTTCGCCCGTGAAGTGTCGAACCAGTTGGTGTTCCTGCACAAAGGTATCGTCGAAGAAAGTGGCAACCCGCGTGAAGTGCTGGTCAATCCGCAGTCCGAGCGGTTGCAGCAATTCCTGTCCGGCAGCTTGAAGTAA
- the astB gene encoding N-succinylarginine dihydrolase, producing MKSYEVNFDGLVGPTHNYGGLSYGNVASQSNSQQSSNPKEAALQGLAKMKALMEMGFQQGVLAPQERPDVAALRRLGFGGTDAQVIERAAKEAMPLLVASCSASSMWVANAATVSPSADTADGRVHFTAANLNCKYHRSIEHPTTSRVLGAMFADQQHFAHHAALPAVAQFGDEGAANHTRFCREYGEAGVEFFVFGRSAFDTRYPAPQKYPARQTLEASQAVARLHGLSDDGVVYAQQNPSVIDQGVFHNDVIAVGNGEVLFYHEDAFLETEKMLAELQSKLAKVGGKFQSVCVPRSAVTVEDAVRSYLFNSQLLSRSDGSMLLIVPEECRGNERVWQYLQGLTSSGGLIREVKVFDLKQSMQNGGGPACLRLRVALNETELAAVNQGVIMTAPLYGSLTEWVDKHYRDRMTENDLADPQLLLECRTALDELTQILKLGAVYPFQIN from the coding sequence ATGAAATCCTATGAAGTCAATTTTGACGGTCTAGTGGGGCCGACCCATAACTACGGCGGTCTGTCCTACGGCAACGTCGCCTCCCAGAGCAACAGCCAGCAGTCTTCCAACCCGAAGGAAGCCGCGCTGCAAGGCCTGGCGAAGATGAAAGCGCTGATGGAAATGGGCTTCCAGCAAGGCGTGCTGGCACCGCAAGAACGTCCGGACGTGGCAGCCCTGCGTCGCCTGGGCTTTGGCGGCACCGACGCTCAAGTCATCGAGCGCGCCGCCAAGGAAGCGATGCCGCTACTGGTCGCCAGTTGCTCGGCGTCGAGCATGTGGGTGGCCAACGCCGCCACTGTCAGCCCCAGCGCCGACACCGCGGACGGCCGCGTGCATTTCACCGCCGCCAACCTCAACTGCAAATATCACCGCAGCATCGAGCATCCGACCACCAGTCGTGTGCTGGGCGCGATGTTCGCTGATCAACAACACTTCGCGCACCACGCCGCGTTGCCGGCCGTGGCGCAGTTCGGTGATGAAGGCGCGGCCAACCACACGCGTTTCTGCCGTGAGTACGGCGAAGCCGGCGTCGAGTTCTTCGTGTTCGGTCGCAGCGCGTTCGACACCCGCTACCCGGCACCGCAGAAGTACCCGGCGCGCCAGACCCTCGAAGCGTCCCAGGCCGTTGCCCGTCTGCATGGTTTGAGCGATGACGGCGTGGTCTATGCCCAGCAGAACCCGTCGGTGATCGATCAGGGCGTGTTCCACAACGACGTGATCGCCGTGGGCAACGGTGAAGTGCTGTTCTATCACGAGGACGCGTTTCTCGAGACCGAGAAGATGCTCGCAGAATTGCAGAGTAAACTTGCCAAGGTCGGTGGGAAATTTCAGTCGGTTTGCGTACCGCGTTCCGCGGTAACCGTAGAAGACGCGGTTCGGTCCTACCTGTTCAATAGCCAGCTTCTGTCGCGTTCTGACGGCTCCATGCTGTTGATCGTGCCGGAAGAATGCCGTGGCAACGAGCGTGTCTGGCAATACTTGCAGGGTTTGACCAGCTCCGGCGGCCTTATCCGCGAAGTGAAAGTCTTCGATCTCAAGCAGAGCATGCAGAACGGTGGTGGCCCGGCTTGCTTGCGACTGCGCGTCGCACTCAACGAAACCGAACTGGCGGCGGTCAATCAAGGGGTTATCATGACCGCACCGTTGTACGGCTCGCTGACCGAATGGGTCGACAAGCACTACCGCGACCGCATGACCGAAAACGATCTGGCGGACCCGCAGTTGCTGCTTGAGTGCCGGACGGCACTGGATGAACTGACGCAAATCCTTAAACTGGGCGCGGTTTATCCATTCCAGATCAATTGA
- the aruF gene encoding arginine/ornithine succinyltransferase subunit alpha: MLVMRPAQMADLGEVQRLAADSPIGVTSLPDDVERLSDKIAASEASFAAEVSFNGEESYFFVLEDSTTGKLVGCSAIVASAGYSEPFYSFRNETFVHASRELKIHNKIHVLSQCHDLTGNSLLTSFYVQRELVGSPWAELNSRGRLLFVASHPERFADSVVTEIVGYSDENGDSPFWDAIGRNFFDLNYAEAERLCGLKSRTFLAELMPHYPIYVPLLPDSAQEAMGQVHPRAQITFDILMREGFETDHYIDIFDGGPTLHARVSGIRSIAQSRVVPVKIGEPAKGVGRQYLVANAQLQDYRAVMLELDYAPGKPVILDLEAAEALGVGEGASVRLVAV, from the coding sequence ATGCTGGTGATGCGCCCCGCGCAAATGGCTGATCTGGGCGAGGTACAGCGTCTGGCTGCGGACAGCCCGATTGGTGTCACTTCCTTGCCGGATGACGTTGAACGCCTGAGCGACAAGATCGCCGCGAGCGAAGCTTCGTTTGCCGCCGAAGTGAGCTTCAACGGTGAAGAGAGCTATTTCTTCGTTCTTGAAGACTCGACCACCGGCAAACTGGTGGGCTGTTCGGCCATCGTGGCCTCGGCCGGTTATTCCGAGCCGTTCTACAGTTTCCGCAACGAAACCTTCGTGCACGCCTCCCGCGAGCTGAAGATTCACAACAAGATCCACGTGCTCTCGCAGTGCCACGACCTGACCGGCAACAGCTTGTTGACCAGTTTCTACGTGCAGCGTGAGCTGGTGGGTTCGCCTTGGGCTGAACTCAATTCCCGTGGCCGCTTGCTGTTCGTCGCCAGCCATCCAGAGCGCTTTGCCGATTCGGTGGTGACCGAGATCGTCGGCTACAGCGATGAAAACGGTGACTCGCCATTCTGGGATGCCATCGGCCGCAACTTCTTCGACCTCAACTATGCCGAAGCCGAGCGTCTGTGCGGGCTCAAAAGCCGCACGTTCCTCGCCGAACTGATGCCGCATTACCCGATCTACGTGCCGTTGCTGCCGGACTCCGCGCAAGAAGCCATGGGCCAGGTACATCCGCGGGCACAGATCACCTTCGACATCCTGATGCGCGAAGGCTTCGAGACCGATCACTACATCGACATCTTCGACGGCGGCCCAACGCTGCATGCCCGCGTTTCGGGGATTCGTTCGATTGCCCAGAGCCGCGTGGTGCCGGTAAAGATCGGCGAGCCGGCCAAAGGTGTCGGCCGACAGTACCTGGTGGCCAATGCCCAGTTGCAGGATTACCGTGCGGTCATGCTCGAGCTCGACTACGCGCCGGGCAAACCCGTGATCCTGGATCTGGAAGCGGCCGAAGCCCTGGGCGTCGGCGAGGGTGCGAGCGTGCGCCTGGTAGCGGTTTAA
- a CDS encoding 6,7-dimethyl-8-ribityllumazine synthase — MQPTAIDSKSKHHQGERVAFIQACWHKDIVDQSRKGFVAEMIAQGYQESDIDFFEVGGAFEMPLHAKLLARTGRYAGIVAAALVVDGGIYRHEFVAQSVVSGLMQVQLETEVPVFSVSLTPHHFHAGEELHHKFFFDHFVHKGQEAAKTCADTLRKIRSLRRIEPRALAV, encoded by the coding sequence ATGCAACCCACCGCAATCGACAGCAAAAGCAAACACCATCAGGGCGAGCGCGTAGCGTTCATCCAGGCCTGCTGGCACAAGGATATTGTTGACCAGAGCCGCAAAGGCTTCGTCGCCGAAATGATTGCCCAGGGTTATCAGGAATCCGACATCGACTTCTTCGAAGTCGGCGGTGCATTTGAAATGCCATTGCACGCCAAGCTACTGGCCAGGACCGGTCGTTATGCCGGCATCGTCGCCGCAGCCCTGGTGGTGGACGGCGGCATCTACCGTCACGAGTTTGTCGCCCAGTCGGTGGTCAGCGGCCTGATGCAAGTGCAACTGGAAACCGAAGTGCCTGTGTTCTCGGTGTCCCTGACCCCGCACCACTTCCATGCAGGCGAAGAACTGCATCACAAGTTCTTCTTCGATCACTTCGTGCACAAAGGCCAGGAAGCGGCGAAGACCTGTGCGGATACGCTGCGCAAGATTCGCAGCCTGCGCCGCATCGAGCCGCGTGCACTAGCGGTCTAA